A genomic window from Thunnus maccoyii chromosome 2, fThuMac1.1, whole genome shotgun sequence includes:
- the LOC121912976 gene encoding B-cell receptor CD22-like has protein sequence MFVDTSCSPDAPKLPSVSVSPSGEIVEGSSVTLTCSSDANPAANYTWYKENEASPKASGQIFTITDVRSEHSGNYYCEVQNIRGRQSITIHLTVAGAWKLIAVGTIAAVLLVLLILVALCIRASKQPSKPAETLGNSAQCLQTQSAEQQDALLCTTVDLSKEQADTLCSNISPAQPRRHKEEEEALSV, from the exons ATGTTTGTTGATACATCTTGTTCaccagatgctccaaagcttccttctgtgtcagtgagtccctctggtgagatagtggagggcagttcagtgaccctgacctgtagcagtgatgctaacccagcagctaattacACCTGGTACAAAGAGAATGAAGCCTCACCAAAAGCATCAGGACAGAtcttcaccatcactgatgtCAGATCTGAACACAGTGGGAATTATTACTGTGAAGTCCAGAACATCAGAGGACGTCAAAGCATCACCATACATCTGACTGTGGCAG GAGCATGGAAGTTAATAGCTGTTGGAACAATCGCTGCTGTTTTACTTGTCCTACTCATCTTGGTTGCACTATGCATTAG AGCCTCTAAGCAACCGTCTAAACCTGCAGAGACATTGGGCAACAGTGCACAG TGTCTACAGACACAATCAGCCGAGCAGCAGGATGCCCTTCTCTGTACCACTGTTGATTTGTCCAAGGAACAGGCAGATACTCTCTGCTCCAATATCAGCCCAGCTCAGCCCCGAAGACacaaggaggaagaagaggcaTTGAGTGTGTGA